One region of Caldimonas thermodepolymerans genomic DNA includes:
- a CDS encoding glycosyltransferase family 4 protein: MSSVPEVVIVQRRLTNYRVPLFERMRTLMSQRGMKLRLLHGDPTPVEATKRDGGQVGWAEHLPTRYLAGGRLCWQNFGPRVRDADLVIVTQENKLLYNLVALTVRRPPRIAFWGHGGNLQSDRPDGWKERFKRWTTRRVDWWFAYTDLSADLVQAQGYAPERITVLDNAVDTQELIEWRRQIDATAVEAARAKLGLTGHHVGVFVGSLYADKRIDFLLQAAGAIRRRVPDFELLIVGSGPLAPMVEQHAARHPWVHYLGVRTGRDKVEAVALAQVMLNPGLVGLGVLDAFACGVPMLTTDCRLHSPEIAYLRHGHNGLMTPDTLHDYVDAAVMLLARPEVAQRLRQGCADAAGRYTVENMARRFTEGIGRCLDAPRLGETAPEWKT; this comes from the coding sequence ATGAGCAGCGTGCCCGAGGTCGTCATCGTGCAGCGGCGCCTGACCAACTACCGCGTGCCCCTGTTCGAACGCATGCGCACGCTGATGTCGCAGCGCGGCATGAAGCTGCGGCTGCTGCATGGTGACCCGACGCCGGTCGAGGCGACCAAGCGCGACGGGGGACAGGTCGGGTGGGCCGAGCACCTGCCGACGCGCTACCTGGCCGGCGGCCGCCTGTGCTGGCAGAACTTCGGCCCGCGCGTGCGCGACGCCGACCTCGTCATCGTCACGCAGGAGAACAAGCTGCTGTACAACCTGGTGGCGCTGACGGTCCGGCGTCCGCCGCGCATCGCGTTCTGGGGCCATGGCGGCAACCTGCAGTCCGACCGGCCCGACGGCTGGAAGGAGCGCTTCAAGCGCTGGACCACGCGGCGCGTCGACTGGTGGTTCGCCTACACCGACCTGAGCGCGGACCTGGTCCAGGCGCAAGGCTATGCGCCCGAGCGCATCACCGTGCTCGACAACGCGGTGGACACCCAGGAGCTCATCGAGTGGCGCCGCCAGATCGACGCAACCGCTGTGGAGGCGGCGCGCGCGAAGCTCGGCCTGACCGGCCACCACGTCGGCGTGTTCGTCGGTTCGCTGTATGCCGACAAGCGCATCGACTTCCTGCTGCAGGCTGCTGGGGCGATCCGTCGCCGCGTGCCGGACTTCGAGCTGCTGATCGTCGGCAGCGGACCGCTGGCCCCGATGGTGGAGCAGCACGCGGCCCGGCACCCCTGGGTGCACTACCTGGGCGTGCGCACCGGGCGCGACAAGGTGGAGGCCGTCGCGCTTGCGCAGGTCATGCTCAACCCCGGGCTGGTGGGGCTCGGCGTGCTCGACGCCTTCGCCTGCGGCGTGCCGATGCTGACCACCGACTGCCGGCTGCACAGCCCGGAGATCGCGTACCTGCGGCACGGCCACAACGGCCTGATGACGCCCGACACGCTGCACGACTATGTGGACGCCGCCGTGATGCTGCTGGCCCGGCCCGAGGTCGCGCAGCGGCTCAGGCAGGGCTGCGCGGACGCGGCCGGGCGCTACACCGTCGAGAACATGGCGCGCCGCTTCACCGAGGGCATCGGCCGCTGCCTGGACGCCCCCCGGCTCGGCGAGACGGCGCCGGAGTGGAAGACATGA
- a CDS encoding UDP-glucose dehydrogenase family protein, whose product MKVTVIGTGYVGLVTGACLSEMGNHVVCLDVDPEKIRILKEGGIPIHEPGLLEIVQRNVAGGRLEFTTDVEAAVAHGTIQFIAVGTPPDEDGSADLQYVLAAARNIGRTMTDFKVIVDKSTVPVGTGDKVKAAVQDELDRRGIRLDFAVASNPEFLKEGAAVADFMRPDRVVVGADDERAILLMKALYAPFIRNHDRMMVMDLRSAEFTKYAANAMLATRISFMNELALVAEKLGADIELVRQGIGSDPRIGFHFLYAGCGYGGSCFPKDVKALIRTAADAGQPLQLLQAVEAVNDRQKLVLVDKVVARYGEQLTGKTFAVWGLAFKPNTDDMRDAPSRVVIAELARRGAKLQAYDPVAVPEAQRVLAGTPGLSYADSARAALEGADALIIVTEWKEFRTPDFEALRESLADRTVFDGRNLYEPKLMRSLGIEYHGIGRP is encoded by the coding sequence ATGAAAGTCACGGTCATTGGCACCGGTTATGTCGGCCTCGTCACGGGCGCCTGCCTGTCCGAGATGGGCAACCACGTGGTCTGTCTCGACGTCGACCCCGAGAAGATCCGCATCCTGAAGGAAGGCGGCATCCCGATCCACGAGCCCGGCCTGCTGGAGATCGTGCAGCGCAACGTGGCCGGCGGGCGGCTGGAGTTCACCACCGACGTCGAGGCGGCGGTCGCCCATGGCACGATCCAGTTCATCGCCGTGGGCACGCCGCCCGACGAGGACGGCTCGGCCGACCTGCAGTACGTGCTGGCCGCGGCGCGCAACATCGGTCGCACGATGACCGACTTCAAGGTCATCGTGGACAAGAGCACGGTGCCCGTGGGCACCGGCGACAAGGTCAAGGCCGCCGTGCAGGACGAGCTGGACCGGCGCGGCATCCGGCTCGACTTCGCTGTGGCCTCCAACCCGGAGTTCCTCAAGGAAGGCGCTGCGGTGGCCGATTTCATGCGTCCTGACCGCGTGGTGGTCGGCGCCGACGACGAGCGCGCCATCCTGCTGATGAAGGCCTTGTACGCGCCATTCATCCGCAACCACGACCGCATGATGGTGATGGACCTGCGCAGTGCCGAGTTCACGAAGTACGCGGCCAATGCGATGCTCGCGACCCGCATCAGCTTCATGAACGAGCTGGCGCTGGTCGCGGAAAAGCTGGGCGCCGACATCGAACTGGTGCGCCAGGGCATCGGCAGCGACCCGCGCATCGGGTTCCACTTCCTCTATGCCGGGTGCGGCTACGGCGGCTCGTGCTTCCCCAAGGACGTGAAGGCACTGATCCGCACCGCCGCCGATGCCGGCCAGCCGCTGCAGCTGCTGCAGGCGGTCGAGGCGGTCAACGACCGCCAGAAGCTGGTGCTGGTGGACAAGGTGGTGGCGCGCTACGGCGAGCAGCTGACGGGCAAGACCTTCGCCGTCTGGGGCCTGGCGTTCAAGCCCAACACCGACGACATGCGCGACGCGCCGAGCCGCGTGGTGATCGCCGAGCTGGCGCGCCGCGGGGCCAAGCTGCAGGCCTACGACCCGGTGGCGGTCCCGGAAGCGCAGCGGGTGCTGGCCGGCACCCCCGGGCTGAGCTATGCCGACTCGGCGCGGGCCGCGCTGGAAGGTGCCGATGCGCTGATCATCGTCACGGAATGGAAGGAATTCCGCACGCCGGACTTCGAGGCCCTGCGCGAGTCGCTGGCCGACCGGACGGTGTTCGACGGCCGCAACCTCTACGAGCCGAAGCTGATGCGGTCGCTGGGCATCGAGTACCACGGCATCGGGCGTCCCTGA
- a CDS encoding carbohydrate binding domain-containing protein → MLALAACGGNGGGSQTSLEPASDDLALSETYPGDAAGDVPAEESPEMMGPVTVDRTPDMGPAEGAGIETAMAAGDASDPTLVASSDFEGTYTDRAPGWTVNYWGEVGFVVAREATPANVYAGSSSQRFRVTRRASGADAHLIRSYGFENGKTYRAAVYLKASAPTSATIQMRYDLPPYTVFGAKKVDLTTSWQRVEVEGVYTQRGGGSVRLVVGSTNVDVYMDNMTLREVPNGSGSSAGGIALPASGGSAVQVNTLATSDLEGSYSSTAPGWRVNYWGNPMPRWIVQRETRPEHVRSGSSSQMYQVNAIGDGDVHLTYPFAFKKGKKYRASVWIKSSVNATVQVFMRRDAHPWDPFASKTVAVTPTWQKVEITGTYLADVGGTLRIAPKTMGATVWIDDVTISEVIENPVAPVNTNPVPSTLFGIHINKFGVHQNWPGLGHGIVRLWNTGTTWRDLEPSNGAWNFTTSTAGRRLDMLVDYVKKHDPSAEILYTLGQTPQWASKTPNVSGLYGPGASGTPANMADWRDYVRTLARRYAGRIRYWELWNEPDYPPHFNGTVEEMIEMARIAKEELKAADPNNKLVSPGLTAGQGMPWLNNFLAAGGGQHVDIIGFHWYFDTSPEKLGPAIENVRQLMTTYGVGNKELWNTEGAPGCDALTYTCSTFVPTQEQKRGTTARALLMMWAKGVSNQNYYFWERTEALSRLVENDYKTPTAAAIAYKEVVSWMKGARMVDGYRVNDKVYVFRMNRGADNYVILWSTTPGTVVNLPSSWSVYKMRTLAGTEAAIPSSRQLTIGIEPVMLKP, encoded by the coding sequence GTGCTCGCGCTCGCCGCCTGTGGAGGCAACGGCGGCGGCTCCCAAACCAGCCTCGAACCGGCGTCCGACGACCTCGCGCTGTCGGAAACCTACCCAGGTGATGCAGCAGGCGACGTGCCTGCCGAGGAAAGCCCGGAGATGATGGGCCCCGTCACCGTCGACCGCACGCCCGACATGGGCCCTGCCGAAGGCGCCGGGATCGAGACGGCGATGGCCGCGGGCGACGCGAGCGATCCCACCCTGGTCGCCAGCAGCGACTTCGAGGGCACCTACACCGATCGGGCCCCCGGCTGGACGGTCAACTACTGGGGTGAGGTCGGGTTCGTCGTCGCACGTGAAGCCACGCCCGCGAACGTCTACGCCGGCTCCAGCTCGCAGCGCTTCCGTGTCACCCGGCGCGCCTCAGGCGCGGACGCCCACCTGATCCGCAGCTACGGCTTCGAGAACGGCAAGACCTACCGCGCGGCGGTCTACCTGAAGGCCAGCGCCCCGACCTCCGCCACCATCCAGATGCGCTACGACCTGCCGCCGTACACGGTGTTCGGCGCCAAGAAGGTCGACCTGACCACCAGCTGGCAGCGCGTCGAGGTCGAAGGCGTCTACACCCAGCGCGGCGGCGGTTCGGTCCGCTTGGTCGTGGGCTCGACCAACGTCGACGTCTACATGGACAACATGACGCTGCGCGAAGTGCCGAACGGCTCCGGCAGCTCCGCGGGCGGCATCGCGCTGCCGGCATCGGGCGGCTCGGCGGTCCAGGTCAACACGCTCGCCACCTCCGACCTGGAAGGCAGCTATTCGTCCACCGCACCCGGCTGGCGGGTCAACTACTGGGGCAACCCCATGCCGCGGTGGATCGTCCAGCGCGAAACGCGCCCCGAGCACGTGCGTTCCGGTTCGTCCTCGCAGATGTACCAGGTCAACGCCATCGGTGACGGCGACGTCCACCTCACCTACCCCTTCGCCTTCAAGAAGGGCAAGAAGTACCGCGCCTCGGTGTGGATCAAGTCCAGCGTCAACGCCACCGTGCAGGTCTTCATGCGCCGCGACGCCCACCCGTGGGATCCGTTCGCGAGCAAGACCGTCGCCGTGACGCCGACCTGGCAGAAGGTCGAGATCACCGGCACCTACCTGGCCGACGTCGGCGGCACGCTGCGCATCGCGCCGAAGACGATGGGCGCCACCGTGTGGATCGACGACGTGACGATCTCCGAGGTCATCGAGAACCCGGTGGCACCGGTGAACACCAACCCCGTCCCGAGCACGCTGTTCGGCATCCACATCAACAAGTTCGGCGTCCACCAGAACTGGCCGGGCCTCGGCCACGGCATCGTCCGCCTGTGGAACACCGGCACGACCTGGCGCGACCTGGAGCCCTCCAACGGCGCGTGGAACTTCACGACCAGCACGGCCGGCCGCCGCCTCGACATGCTGGTCGACTACGTGAAGAAGCACGACCCGTCGGCCGAGATCCTGTACACGCTGGGCCAGACGCCGCAGTGGGCCTCCAAGACGCCGAACGTCAGCGGCCTGTACGGTCCGGGCGCAAGCGGCACGCCGGCCAACATGGCCGACTGGCGTGACTACGTGCGCACGCTGGCCCGTCGCTACGCCGGTCGCATCCGCTACTGGGAGCTGTGGAACGAGCCCGACTACCCGCCGCACTTCAACGGCACGGTGGAAGAGATGATCGAGATGGCGCGCATCGCGAAGGAAGAGCTGAAGGCGGCCGACCCGAACAACAAGCTGGTGTCGCCTGGCCTGACGGCCGGCCAGGGCATGCCGTGGCTGAACAACTTCCTGGCTGCCGGCGGCGGCCAGCACGTGGACATCATCGGTTTCCACTGGTACTTCGACACCTCGCCCGAGAAGCTGGGCCCGGCGATCGAGAACGTGCGCCAGCTGATGACCACCTACGGCGTGGGCAACAAGGAGCTGTGGAACACCGAAGGCGCCCCGGGCTGCGACGCGCTGACCTACACCTGCTCGACCTTCGTGCCGACCCAGGAGCAGAAGCGGGGAACCACCGCCCGTGCGCTGCTGATGATGTGGGCCAAGGGCGTGAGCAACCAGAACTACTACTTCTGGGAGCGCACCGAGGCGCTGTCCCGACTCGTCGAGAACGACTACAAGACCCCGACCGCGGCGGCGATCGCCTACAAGGAGGTCGTCAGCTGGATGAAGGGAGCCCGCATGGTCGACGGCTACCGCGTGAACGACAAGGTCTACGTGTTCCGCATGAACCGCGGCGCCGACAACTACGTGATCCTGTGGTCCACGACCCCCGGCACGGTGGTGAACCTGCCGTCGAGCTGGAGCGTCTACAAGATGCGCACGCTCGCCGGCACGGAAGCCGCGATCCCCTCCTCGCGGCAGCTGACCATCGGCATCGAGCCCGTGATGCTCAAGCCCTGA
- a CDS encoding glycosyltransferase has product MKVERDDGCAPRVLMVHNAYQQRGGEDAVCEAEFALLAQRGHAVRLYARHNDEIAAQSRVKLAAQTVWSSRTTEELARVIEAFRPDVIHAHNTFPLVSPSLYWAADRAGVPVVQTLHNFRLMCPQAMLLREGRVCEDCVGRLPWRGVVRACYRGSIAQSGVLAGTVVLHRAFGTYRHKVTRYVALNRFCRDKFVQAGLPAERIRIKPNFIDSPERPAWTQREGGLFVGRLSPEKGLDVLAAAVRQLPHPRVSVVGDGELAPLARQTFGGGYLGFRPVDEILALMRRALYLVVPSLWYENFPRTIAEAYACGLPVIASRIGALAEIVEDGVTGLLFEPGDAQDLARRLQWAEAHPEAMREMGQAARAAYEAHYTPERNYQQLMEIYADAIEHVRQGARQAA; this is encoded by the coding sequence ATGAAGGTCGAGCGCGACGACGGCTGCGCGCCCCGCGTGCTGATGGTGCACAACGCCTACCAGCAGCGCGGCGGCGAGGATGCGGTGTGCGAGGCCGAGTTCGCGCTGCTCGCGCAGCGCGGGCACGCGGTGCGGCTCTACGCTCGCCACAACGACGAGATCGCCGCGCAGTCGCGGGTGAAGCTGGCGGCGCAGACCGTCTGGTCCAGTCGCACCACGGAAGAACTGGCACGCGTGATCGAGGCGTTCCGGCCTGACGTCATCCATGCGCACAACACCTTCCCGCTGGTGTCGCCCTCGTTGTATTGGGCCGCCGACCGCGCGGGCGTGCCGGTGGTGCAGACGCTGCACAACTTCCGGCTGATGTGCCCCCAGGCCATGCTGCTGCGCGAGGGCCGCGTCTGCGAGGACTGCGTGGGGCGCCTGCCGTGGCGTGGCGTGGTGCGCGCCTGCTATCGCGGCTCGATCGCGCAAAGCGGCGTGCTGGCCGGCACGGTGGTGCTGCACCGTGCCTTCGGCACCTATCGGCACAAGGTCACGCGCTACGTGGCGCTGAACCGCTTCTGCCGCGACAAGTTCGTGCAGGCCGGGCTGCCAGCCGAGCGCATCCGCATCAAGCCCAACTTCATCGACAGCCCCGAACGCCCCGCGTGGACCCAGCGCGAAGGCGGCCTGTTCGTGGGGCGCCTCTCGCCCGAGAAGGGCCTGGACGTGCTGGCGGCCGCGGTGCGCCAGCTTCCGCATCCGCGGGTGTCGGTGGTCGGCGACGGCGAACTGGCGCCGCTGGCCCGGCAGACCTTTGGCGGAGGCTACCTGGGCTTCCGTCCGGTGGACGAGATCCTGGCGCTGATGCGCCGCGCGCTCTATCTCGTGGTGCCGAGCCTCTGGTACGAGAACTTTCCTCGCACCATCGCCGAGGCGTACGCATGCGGCCTGCCCGTGATCGCCAGCCGCATCGGGGCACTGGCCGAGATCGTCGAGGACGGGGTCACGGGCCTGTTGTTCGAGCCGGGCGATGCCCAGGACCTCGCCCGCCGGCTGCAATGGGCCGAGGCACACCCCGAGGCGATGCGCGAGATGGGGCAGGCCGCGCGTGCAGCCTACGAGGCGCACTACACGCCCGAGCGCAACTACCAACAACTGATGGAGATCTATGCCGACGCCATCGAGCATGTCCGCCAGGGTGCCCGCCAGGCCGCGTGA
- a CDS encoding glycosyl hydrolase yields the protein MAASFAAAQEGSRPAGDAAVPLPASSAELAAAPRPPAPQLARRVNAWGNARYAHDDGDRTRAETVGTAPQGTGRGQRFHVIDRAQGDAQLAYAFSPERGRLYRASLKLRADRPARVEVMLRREGPPYDPYALATVQVGPQWQQVQLEGRPISEGGSSLRIAPLETGVDVWIDDVRVEPGPPQDFRPVLEQPFAPEMFGLHLMRLGMHMNWPQFDPGLVRLWDTRTMWKDLQPEPHRWDFSNTGFRRLDLYVDHIRKHSPATRILYVLGQTPQWASSAPQSHSPYGEGHAAPPRDLEDWRDYVRTLARRYAGRITHWELWNEPDYRIFYLGSVETMVEMARIAHEELKAADPRNTIVSPGLTASQGLRWLDRFLAAGGGRYVDVIGFHWYYSFHPEGLAAFIDNVRGVMRAHGVDHKPLWNTEGALGFPAKDQDGEPVHPTLAQQRGLTLRALLTMWSRGVSGFAYYFWEGRLPGEKMLTNDFKHYTESGRAYLRAAGWLKDARMVDGYRTPQGVHVVRMERGARTFRFLWSAAEPVTVRLPEAWQARRIARLDGSTGEISTDQRVVVTGAPVLIE from the coding sequence ATGGCAGCGTCCTTCGCTGCGGCGCAGGAGGGCTCCCGGCCCGCGGGAGATGCGGCGGTCCCGCTGCCCGCCTCGTCCGCGGAACTCGCTGCCGCCCCTCGCCCGCCCGCACCGCAGCTGGCCCGGCGGGTGAACGCCTGGGGCAACGCACGCTACGCCCATGACGATGGCGACCGCACCCGGGCCGAGACGGTCGGCACGGCACCGCAGGGCACGGGCCGCGGGCAGCGCTTTCACGTCATCGACCGCGCCCAGGGCGATGCCCAGCTGGCCTACGCCTTCTCGCCCGAACGCGGCCGGCTGTACCGCGCATCGCTGAAGCTGCGTGCCGACAGGCCGGCGCGCGTGGAGGTGATGCTGCGCCGCGAGGGACCGCCTTACGATCCCTATGCCCTCGCGACGGTGCAGGTGGGCCCGCAGTGGCAGCAGGTGCAGCTCGAAGGCCGACCGATCTCGGAAGGCGGCAGTTCGCTGCGCATCGCGCCGCTCGAGACCGGCGTCGACGTCTGGATCGACGACGTGCGCGTGGAGCCGGGCCCGCCGCAGGACTTCCGTCCCGTGCTCGAGCAGCCCTTTGCACCGGAGATGTTCGGCCTGCACCTGATGCGGCTGGGCATGCACATGAACTGGCCGCAGTTCGACCCGGGCCTCGTGCGCCTGTGGGACACCCGCACGATGTGGAAGGACCTGCAGCCCGAGCCGCATCGCTGGGATTTCTCCAACACGGGCTTCAGGCGCCTCGACCTGTACGTCGACCACATCCGCAAGCACAGCCCGGCCACCAGGATCCTCTACGTGCTGGGGCAGACCCCGCAATGGGCCTCGAGCGCGCCACAGTCGCACAGCCCGTACGGCGAAGGTCACGCCGCGCCGCCGCGCGACCTCGAGGACTGGCGCGACTACGTGCGCACGCTGGCGCGCCGCTACGCCGGTCGCATCACCCACTGGGAGCTGTGGAACGAACCGGACTACCGCATCTTCTACCTCGGCTCGGTCGAGACCATGGTCGAGATGGCCCGCATCGCGCACGAGGAGCTCAAGGCCGCGGACCCGCGCAACACCATCGTCTCGCCCGGGCTGACCGCCAGCCAGGGACTGCGCTGGCTCGACCGCTTCCTGGCCGCTGGCGGCGGGCGCTACGTCGACGTCATCGGCTTCCACTGGTACTACTCGTTCCATCCCGAGGGCCTCGCCGCCTTCATCGACAACGTGCGCGGCGTGATGCGCGCGCATGGCGTGGACCACAAGCCGCTGTGGAACACCGAGGGCGCGCTCGGCTTTCCTGCGAAGGACCAGGACGGCGAGCCGGTGCATCCGACGCTGGCACAGCAGCGCGGCCTGACCCTGCGCGCCCTGCTGACCATGTGGTCACGCGGTGTCAGCGGCTTCGCCTACTACTTCTGGGAAGGCCGCCTGCCGGGCGAGAAGATGCTGACGAACGACTTCAAGCACTACACGGAGTCGGGTCGCGCCTACCTGCGCGCGGCCGGCTGGCTGAAGGACGCCCGCATGGTCGACGGGTATCGCACGCCGCAGGGCGTGCACGTGGTCCGGATGGAGCGCGGTGCACGCACCTTCCGGTTCCTGTGGTCGGCCGCCGAGCCCGTCACGGTGCGCCTGCCCGAGGCGTGGCAGGCCCGCCGCATCGCGCGGCTGGATGGGTCGACCGGTGAAATTTCGACAGATCAGCGTGTAGTTGTTACCGGGGCACCGGTGCTGATCGAGTAG
- a CDS encoding glycosyltransferase family 4 protein, whose product MSPIPHVVVVDQSPTSGSPAGSCVLTQVQGLLSDHRVTVFADQCELPVGERLAWKRVPVPRKPLFLRYVAFQCLARLKLLAWRLAGGRAALVQATQGQFVGADIVYAHFCHRAYLQGPWKQSGVRGPRRWARWINHRFNAWTEARAVARATRVVVPSLGLAREVAACYPGSESKLVTIPNPVDTDRFRRPPGFDRAAARAGFGLPQHAFVFAFVALGDFSRKGLGLVIEALAGLEPRLRERARLLVVGGQPGEIESFRQLTLRHGVDGSVRFLGLQADVRPCLWCADGFVFPSTYETFSLAVHQAAAAALPLVVTRGLYGVEELVHDGVNGWAVERRAQAIRAAMQALLELPADELHRMGEASRRAVQRCHPGAFVDSWRRLYAQMLGTGDAVAPRTATGGGAA is encoded by the coding sequence ATGAGTCCGATCCCGCACGTCGTTGTCGTCGACCAGTCGCCGACGTCGGGCAGCCCTGCGGGCAGCTGCGTGCTGACGCAGGTGCAGGGGCTGCTGTCCGACCACCGCGTCACGGTGTTCGCCGACCAGTGCGAGCTGCCGGTGGGCGAGCGGCTCGCCTGGAAGCGCGTGCCGGTGCCGCGCAAGCCGCTGTTCCTGCGCTACGTCGCCTTCCAGTGCCTGGCCAGGCTCAAGCTGCTCGCGTGGCGTCTGGCCGGCGGCCGCGCGGCGCTGGTGCAGGCCACGCAGGGCCAGTTCGTCGGTGCCGACATCGTGTACGCGCATTTCTGCCACCGCGCCTACCTGCAGGGGCCGTGGAAGCAGTCCGGCGTCCGCGGTCCGCGGCGCTGGGCGCGCTGGATCAACCACCGCTTCAATGCCTGGACCGAAGCGCGTGCGGTGGCCCGCGCCACGCGCGTCGTGGTGCCGTCGCTCGGGCTGGCGCGCGAGGTGGCAGCCTGCTATCCGGGCAGCGAGTCCAAGCTCGTGACGATCCCCAACCCGGTCGACACCGACCGCTTCCGTCGACCCCCCGGCTTCGATCGCGCCGCCGCACGCGCCGGTTTCGGCCTGCCGCAGCACGCCTTCGTGTTCGCCTTCGTCGCGCTCGGCGACTTCTCGCGCAAGGGCCTCGGTCTGGTGATCGAGGCGCTGGCCGGGCTGGAACCACGCCTGCGCGAGCGGGCCCGGCTGCTGGTGGTCGGCGGGCAGCCAGGCGAGATCGAGAGTTTTCGCCAGCTCACGCTGCGCCACGGCGTGGACGGCAGCGTCCGTTTCCTCGGGCTGCAAGCCGACGTGCGTCCCTGCCTGTGGTGCGCCGACGGCTTCGTGTTCCCGTCCACCTACGAGACGTTCTCGCTGGCGGTCCACCAGGCGGCCGCAGCGGCGCTGCCGCTGGTCGTCACGCGCGGCCTGTACGGGGTCGAGGAGCTGGTGCACGACGGCGTCAACGGCTGGGCCGTGGAGCGTCGCGCGCAGGCCATCCGCGCCGCGATGCAGGCCCTGCTGGAGCTGCCCGCCGACGAGCTCCACCGCATGGGCGAGGCGTCGCGGCGTGCGGTGCAGCGCTGCCACCCGGGGGCCTTCGTGGACAGCTGGCGGCGGCTCTATGCCCAGATGCTGGGCACCGGCGACGCGGTGGCACCCCGGACCGCGACCGGGGGAGGTGCGGCATGA
- a CDS encoding WecB/TagA/CpsF family glycosyltransferase — protein sequence MLGSFIDAVSWDDAVGRLVQWGERRESRYVCICNVHSVVTATQDAAFRTVLDEADMATPDGAPVAWALRRAGFAGQERINGPDLMWRYLAEAERRGQVVFFYGGTEDTLAKLQASLLRAFPRLRIGGLVSPPFRPLSAEEDEAYARQINAAGTAVLFVGIGCPKQEKWMAAHRGRIQAVMVGVGAAFDYHAGTIRRAPTWMQRCGLEWFHRLLSEPRRLWKRYLVTNSIFVMRMLPWLLSRRPVARNR from the coding sequence GTGCTGGGCTCGTTCATCGACGCGGTGAGCTGGGACGATGCGGTCGGTCGCCTCGTGCAATGGGGCGAGCGGCGCGAGTCGCGCTACGTCTGCATCTGCAACGTGCATTCGGTCGTCACCGCGACGCAGGATGCCGCCTTCCGCACCGTCCTCGACGAGGCCGACATGGCCACGCCGGACGGCGCGCCGGTCGCCTGGGCCTTGCGGCGCGCGGGCTTCGCCGGCCAGGAGCGCATCAACGGCCCGGACCTGATGTGGAGGTACCTGGCCGAAGCCGAGCGCCGCGGCCAGGTGGTGTTCTTCTACGGCGGCACCGAGGACACGCTGGCGAAGCTGCAGGCGTCGTTGCTGCGGGCGTTCCCCCGGCTGCGGATCGGAGGACTCGTCTCGCCGCCGTTCCGGCCGCTGTCGGCCGAGGAAGACGAGGCATACGCGCGGCAGATCAACGCCGCCGGCACGGCGGTGCTGTTCGTGGGCATCGGGTGCCCCAAGCAGGAGAAGTGGATGGCTGCCCACCGCGGCCGCATCCAGGCGGTGATGGTCGGCGTCGGTGCGGCGTTCGACTACCACGCCGGCACGATCCGCCGCGCACCGACGTGGATGCAGCGCTGCGGGCTGGAATGGTTCCATCGGCTGCTCAGCGAGCCGCGTCGCCTGTGGAAGCGCTACCTCGTCACCAACAGCATTTTCGTGATGCGCATGCTGCCCTGGCTGCTTTCACGTCGTCCCGTGGCCCGCAACCGTTGA